A stretch of Fundidesulfovibrio soli DNA encodes these proteins:
- a CDS encoding DEAD/DEAH box helicase: MADPGITPEAAADPQRDVGEYVAALKASERLGQSICHHRIIPARPAEYGEPARPLSRALREMLAAQGIDRLYSHQALAMSLSRAGRNVCSATPTASGKTLTYTLPVLEELLANPGSRALYLFPLKALAQDQLRAFQELTALLPPSARPSVAVYDGDTTPYQRKKLRAEPPRVLITNPEMLHLSILPHHETWATFLAGLSHVVVDEVHTYRGVMGSHMAHVFRRLRRVCERFGAAPAHIFCSATIGNPGELCQALTGLPVEVVGQSGAPSGRRHFLFVNPLQGAAHTAIMLLKAALARELRTIVYCQSRKMTELVALWAAEKAGAMAPRISAYRSGFLPEERREIESRMASGELLAVISTSALELGIDIGGLDLCVMAGYPGTVMSTWQRGGRVGRSMRESAVILVAGEDALDQYFMNHPEDFFDRPPESAVVNPDNPAILARHLECAAAELALRPGEPYLAGEAMRKGVRELEAKGKLLLDAQGERIHSARKAPHRDVDLRGSGGRYHIETTAGVSIGFMDEHRAFRETHPGAVYLHRGVSYVVETLSLGDRLARVEPRQVDYYTRTRGQKSTEILEVTDQTVVFGARVGFGRLKVTEQITGFERRKARGGQMLNIVPLDLPPMTFETEGLWLEIPRPVQDETERRLFHFMGGIHALEHAAIGILPLLAMADRNDIGGISTPLHAQLGRAAVFIYDGVPGGVGLTRQAFLRAGELIERTLSVIASCGCENGCPSCVHSPKCGSGNRPIDKVAAQFVAEAVIRGVPETTEAFAVETVSGGDAPAEEAAHSEGGEAPRPERFVVFDLETQLSAQEVGGWHNARKMRVSVGVVYDSALNDFLVFREDRMDELLAALRQADLVVGFNSRRFDYEVLRGYTDMDFSALPTLDMLEHITKRLSVRISLDTLAQATLGAGKTAGGLQALEWWKQGKVEEITRYCRDDVAITRDLYIFGRDNGFLLYRNKAGKLVRCPVSWR; encoded by the coding sequence GTGGCCGACCCAGGCATCACCCCCGAGGCGGCCGCTGATCCACAGCGCGACGTGGGCGAGTACGTGGCCGCGCTCAAGGCCTCCGAGCGCCTGGGCCAGAGCATCTGCCACCACAGGATCATCCCGGCCCGCCCGGCCGAATACGGCGAACCCGCCCGCCCGCTCTCCCGCGCGTTGCGCGAGATGCTGGCCGCCCAGGGCATCGACAGGCTCTACTCCCACCAGGCCCTGGCCATGTCACTGTCCCGGGCCGGGCGCAACGTGTGTTCGGCCACGCCCACGGCCTCGGGCAAAACGCTTACCTACACCCTGCCCGTGCTGGAGGAGCTGCTGGCCAACCCCGGCAGCCGGGCGCTGTACCTCTTCCCGCTCAAGGCCCTGGCCCAGGATCAGCTGCGCGCCTTCCAGGAGCTCACGGCCCTGCTGCCGCCCTCGGCCAGGCCCAGCGTGGCCGTGTACGACGGCGACACCACCCCCTACCAGCGCAAGAAGCTGCGCGCCGAGCCGCCCCGGGTGCTCATCACCAACCCGGAGATGCTTCACCTCTCCATCCTGCCCCACCACGAGACCTGGGCCACCTTCCTGGCCGGGCTCTCCCACGTGGTTGTGGACGAGGTGCACACCTACCGGGGCGTCATGGGCTCGCACATGGCCCACGTGTTCCGCAGGCTGCGGCGCGTGTGCGAACGCTTCGGGGCCGCGCCCGCGCACATCTTCTGTTCGGCCACCATCGGCAATCCGGGCGAGCTGTGCCAGGCCCTCACCGGCCTGCCCGTGGAGGTGGTGGGCCAGTCCGGCGCGCCCTCGGGCAGGCGGCACTTCCTGTTCGTGAACCCCCTGCAGGGCGCGGCGCACACGGCCATCATGCTGCTCAAGGCCGCCCTTGCCCGGGAGCTGCGCACCATCGTGTACTGCCAGTCCCGCAAGATGACGGAGCTGGTGGCCCTGTGGGCCGCCGAGAAGGCCGGGGCCATGGCCCCGCGCATCAGCGCCTACCGCTCGGGCTTCCTGCCGGAGGAGCGCCGCGAGATCGAATCGCGCATGGCCTCGGGCGAGCTGCTGGCCGTGATCTCCACCTCGGCCCTGGAGCTGGGCATCGACATCGGCGGGCTGGATCTGTGCGTCATGGCCGGATACCCGGGCACGGTGATGTCCACCTGGCAGCGCGGGGGCAGGGTGGGGCGCTCCATGCGCGAATCCGCCGTGATCCTGGTGGCCGGGGAGGACGCCCTGGACCAGTACTTCATGAACCACCCCGAGGATTTCTTCGACCGGCCCCCCGAGTCCGCCGTGGTCAACCCGGACAACCCCGCCATCCTGGCCCGGCACCTGGAGTGCGCCGCCGCCGAGCTGGCCCTGCGCCCGGGCGAGCCCTACCTGGCGGGCGAGGCCATGCGGAAGGGCGTGCGCGAGCTGGAGGCCAAGGGCAAGCTGCTGCTGGACGCCCAGGGCGAGCGCATCCACAGCGCGCGCAAGGCCCCGCACCGCGACGTGGACCTGCGCGGCTCCGGCGGGCGCTACCACATCGAGACCACGGCGGGCGTGAGCATCGGCTTCATGGACGAGCACCGCGCCTTCCGCGAGACCCACCCCGGCGCGGTCTACCTGCACCGGGGCGTGAGCTACGTGGTGGAGACGCTCTCCCTGGGCGACCGCCTGGCCCGCGTGGAGCCCAGGCAGGTGGACTACTACACCCGCACCCGGGGGCAGAAGAGCACCGAGATACTCGAGGTGACGGACCAGACCGTGGTCTTCGGGGCGCGGGTTGGCTTCGGGCGGCTCAAGGTCACGGAGCAGATCACCGGGTTCGAGCGGCGCAAGGCGCGCGGCGGGCAGATGCTCAACATCGTGCCCCTGGACCTGCCGCCCATGACCTTCGAGACGGAAGGGCTCTGGCTGGAGATCCCCCGCCCCGTGCAGGACGAAACCGAGCGCAGGCTCTTCCACTTCATGGGCGGCATCCACGCCCTGGAGCACGCGGCCATCGGCATCCTGCCGCTGCTCGCCATGGCGGACCGCAACGACATCGGCGGCATCTCCACGCCCCTGCACGCCCAGCTGGGGCGCGCGGCGGTGTTCATCTACGACGGCGTGCCCGGGGGCGTGGGGCTCACCCGCCAGGCCTTCCTGCGCGCCGGGGAGCTCATCGAGCGAACGCTCTCCGTGATCGCCTCCTGCGGCTGCGAGAACGGCTGCCCCTCCTGCGTGCACTCGCCCAAGTGCGGCTCGGGCAACCGGCCCATAGACAAGGTGGCGGCCCAGTTCGTGGCCGAGGCCGTCATCCGGGGCGTGCCCGAGACCACCGAGGCCTTCGCCGTGGAGACCGTGAGCGGCGGGGACGCCCCCGCCGAGGAAGCGGCGCACAGCGAGGGGGGCGAGGCCCCGCGCCCGGAGCGCTTCGTGGTCTTCGACCTGGAGACCCAGCTCTCCGCCCAGGAGGTGGGCGGCTGGCACAACGCCCGCAAGATGCGCGTGAGCGTGGGCGTGGTCTACGACTCGGCCCTGAACGACTTCCTGGTCTTCCGTGAGGACCGGATGGACGAGCTGCTTGCGGCCCTGCGCCAGGCCGACCTGGTGGTGGGCTTCAACTCCCGCCGCTTCGACTACGAGGTGCTGCGCGGCTACACGGACATGGACTTCTCCGCCCTGCCCACCCTGGACATGCTGGAGCACATCACCAAACGCCTGAGCGTGCGCATCTCGCTGGACACCCTGGCCCAGGCCACCCTGGGCGCGGGCAAGACCGCCGGCGGCCTGCAGGCCCTGGAGTGGTGGAAGCAGGGCAAGGTGGAGGAGATCACCCGCTACTGCAGGGACGACGTGGCCATCACGCGAGACCTCTACATCTTCGGGCGCGACAACGGCTTCCTGCTCTACCGCAACAAGGCGGGCAAGTTGGTGCGTTGCCCGGTGAGCTGGCGCTGA
- a CDS encoding class I SAM-dependent methyltransferase: MTAPDSVSQAMSDQLAVFQHAANWKKTLVRHIGPHLGPDVLEVGAGIGGTTRFLCDGGQRRWLCLEPDPVMHAQLAERVAGGGLPACCEARLGDVRSLEEGERFDAVLYVDVLEHILDDAGELRDAARLLKPGGRLVVLSPAYQFLYTSFDAVIGHHRRYTVSTLRRALPPGLETVKLHYLDSMGFFASLGNRLLLRQAMPDLKQILLWDGLLVRLSRFVDPLLRYRAGKTVLYVGRRPEGT; encoded by the coding sequence GTGACGGCTCCCGATTCCGTCAGCCAGGCCATGTCGGACCAGCTGGCGGTGTTCCAGCACGCCGCCAACTGGAAGAAGACCCTGGTGCGCCACATCGGCCCGCACCTGGGTCCCGACGTTTTGGAGGTGGGCGCGGGCATCGGCGGCACCACCCGCTTCCTGTGCGACGGCGGCCAGCGGCGCTGGCTCTGCCTGGAGCCGGACCCGGTGATGCACGCCCAGCTGGCCGAGCGCGTGGCGGGCGGCGGACTGCCAGCCTGCTGCGAGGCCCGGCTGGGGGACGTGCGCTCCCTTGAGGAGGGTGAGCGCTTCGACGCCGTGCTCTACGTGGACGTGCTCGAGCACATCCTGGACGACGCGGGCGAGCTGCGCGACGCCGCCAGGCTGCTGAAGCCCGGCGGCCGCCTGGTGGTGCTGAGCCCGGCCTACCAGTTTCTCTACACGAGTTTCGACGCCGTCATCGGCCACCACAGGCGCTACACCGTGTCCACCCTGCGCAGGGCCCTCCCGCCCGGGCTCGAGACGGTGAAGCTGCACTACCTGGACAGCATGGGCTTCTTCGCCTCCCTGGGCAACCGGCTGCTGCTGCGCCAGGCCATGCCGGACCTGAAGCAGATCCTGCTCTGGGACGGGCTGCTGGTGCGGCTCTCCCGCTTCGTGGACCCGCTGCTGCGCTACCGCGCGGGCAAGACCGTGCTCTATGTGGGCCGCCGACCCGAGGGAACATGA
- a CDS encoding acyltransferase family protein — MTARTASARISSGCPAPAGRINTDIEILRAFAIIITVVGHISSHFEIAGTPLRASMDVVSYWFGVDLFFCISGYVICMSLMRQLPEGGLTGGNYARVAVPFYIRRVFRILPTAWLWLGVVALLAAAMPQVEGKSFFGNRKEVYDGVLASLLFVQNISLWVKQHFEPMTDIYWSLSLEEQFYFVFPLVLLALPRRPLLWALGAAAAVQIFTPRPMWSFWWAVRSDGLILGVMLALCQGGNLHARFAPLFMENGAVRVGAALLLVLLSGMAAHGGWFPLGVGVLTVCSFALVWIASYDRGWILSRNPAVRRALVYVGQRSYGIYIIHQPAFALTKYLCAAPFKELVARMPSQAASWLTPTVFLLLLFVLVELNFVLLETPLRRFGVALARRRAGQAQEAPPKGFLAACYEAVDPAALRRPLAGVAVLALVLGGGLGGLKLTDAVREEWTRRKIERALTDVSFDLFTLPEYLKNHVKTAGFSFVEKDGRTGEPFVWLEGPEAIFAFISNQEKLVTLELGLVNVIEGQGVTVDVNGQKTVRLDFSAGQGGNRVQLEPLVFTVRPGLNQVIITPRLWNGNGATLGEGEKRTLAVMASRFRLTPAVVQTQGQAQGQNQGQNRGGGG, encoded by the coding sequence ATGACCGCCCGGACCGCCTCCGCCCGGATCTCTTCCGGCTGCCCCGCGCCCGCGGGCCGGATCAACACGGACATCGAGATCCTGCGGGCCTTCGCCATCATCATCACCGTCGTCGGCCACATCAGCAGCCACTTCGAGATCGCCGGGACCCCGCTGCGCGCCTCCATGGACGTGGTGAGCTACTGGTTCGGGGTGGACCTATTCTTCTGCATATCCGGCTACGTGATCTGCATGTCGCTCATGCGCCAGCTGCCCGAAGGCGGGCTCACCGGGGGCAACTACGCCCGGGTGGCGGTGCCCTTCTACATCCGCCGGGTATTCCGCATCCTGCCCACGGCCTGGCTCTGGCTGGGCGTGGTGGCCCTGCTGGCGGCGGCCATGCCCCAGGTGGAGGGCAAATCCTTCTTCGGGAACAGGAAGGAGGTCTACGACGGGGTGCTGGCCTCGCTGCTGTTCGTCCAGAACATCTCGCTCTGGGTCAAGCAGCACTTCGAGCCCATGACGGACATCTACTGGTCCCTCTCCCTGGAGGAGCAGTTCTACTTCGTGTTCCCGCTGGTGCTGCTGGCCCTGCCCAGGCGGCCCCTGCTCTGGGCGCTGGGCGCGGCGGCCGCCGTGCAGATATTCACGCCCAGGCCCATGTGGAGCTTCTGGTGGGCCGTGCGCAGCGACGGCCTGATCCTGGGCGTGATGCTGGCCCTGTGCCAGGGCGGCAACCTGCACGCCAGGTTCGCCCCGCTGTTCATGGAGAACGGCGCGGTGCGGGTCGGGGCCGCGCTGCTGCTGGTGCTGCTTTCTGGCATGGCGGCACACGGGGGCTGGTTCCCCCTGGGCGTGGGCGTGCTGACGGTGTGCTCCTTCGCGCTGGTCTGGATCGCCAGCTACGACAGGGGCTGGATACTCAGCCGCAACCCGGCGGTGCGGCGGGCCCTGGTCTACGTCGGGCAGCGCTCATACGGCATCTACATCATCCACCAGCCAGCCTTCGCGCTCACGAAATATCTCTGCGCCGCGCCCTTCAAGGAACTGGTCGCGCGCATGCCCTCCCAGGCGGCCTCCTGGCTGACGCCCACGGTGTTCCTCCTGCTTTTGTTCGTCCTGGTGGAGCTCAACTTCGTGCTGCTGGAGACGCCCCTGCGCCGCTTCGGCGTGGCCCTGGCCCGCAGGCGCGCCGGACAGGCGCAGGAAGCGCCGCCCAAGGGCTTCCTGGCGGCCTGCTACGAGGCCGTGGACCCGGCGGCGCTGCGCAGGCCCCTGGCCGGGGTGGCCGTCCTGGCGCTGGTGCTGGGCGGCGGGCTGGGCGGGCTCAAGCTCACGGACGCAGTCCGGGAGGAGTGGACCCGCCGCAAGATCGAGCGCGCCCTCACGGATGTCTCGTTCGACCTGTTCACCTTGCCGGAGTACCTCAAGAACCACGTCAAGACGGCTGGCTTCAGCTTCGTGGAGAAGGACGGCCGGACAGGGGAGCCCTTCGTCTGGCTGGAAGGGCCGGAGGCCATCTTCGCCTTCATCTCCAACCAGGAGAAGCTGGTGACGCTGGAGCTTGGCCTGGTCAACGTCATCGAGGGCCAGGGCGTCACCGTGGACGTCAACGGCCAGAAGACCGTGCGCCTGGACTTTTCCGCCGGGCAGGGGGGCAACAGGGTGCAGCTCGAGCCCCTGGTCTTCACCGTCAGGCCGGGCCTGAACCAGGTGATCATCACCCCCAGGCTCTGGAACGGCAACGGGGCCACCCTCGGGGAGGGCGAGAAGCGGACCCTGGCCGTCATGGCCTCGCGCTTCCGGCTGACCCCGGCCGTCGTCCAGACGCAGGGGCAGGCGCAGGGCCAGAACCAGGGCCAGAACCGGGGCGGAGGAGGGTAG
- a CDS encoding sigma-54-dependent transcriptional regulator has translation MATQVLILDDERNYLLILQALLEGSGYAVTALDDPEMGMAYLEESEVDVVITDMKMPKMTGQEVLERVKKTYPHVPVIIMTAFGSIEAAVEAMRVGAYDYVTKPFSNDELMLTVGKAAQYAKAKRENLMLRQTLEERFSVHQVIGRSKAMGQVLELVERAAPSRSTVLIMGESGTGKEMVAKAIHFASPRKDGPFISVNCMALSTGVLESELFGHEKGSFTGAVARKRGRFEMAHGGTLLLDEVGELTPELQVKLLRVLQERTFERVGGTESVEVDIRVVAATNKNLQEAVAAGTFREDLFYRLNVVRIDMPALRERREDIPLLSSHFLRKYASENGKPLQGFSTEAMDALTGYEWPGNVRQLQNVVERCVVLASGELIGVDDLPAELRDEETQYKSAVDLLPVQLNLSDTLERIEAALVRRALARADFVQVKAAEMLGISKSLLQYKLKKYNIAGH, from the coding sequence ATGGCAACCCAAGTTCTCATCCTCGACGACGAGCGCAACTACCTCCTGATCCTGCAGGCCCTCCTGGAGGGCTCCGGCTACGCGGTCACAGCACTGGACGACCCCGAGATGGGCATGGCCTACCTCGAGGAATCCGAGGTGGACGTGGTCATCACGGACATGAAGATGCCCAAGATGACCGGGCAGGAAGTGCTGGAGCGCGTCAAGAAGACCTATCCCCACGTGCCCGTGATCATCATGACCGCCTTCGGCTCCATCGAGGCCGCGGTGGAGGCCATGCGCGTCGGGGCCTACGACTACGTGACCAAACCCTTCTCCAACGACGAGCTGATGCTCACCGTTGGCAAGGCCGCCCAGTACGCCAAGGCCAAGCGCGAGAACCTGATGCTGCGCCAGACCCTGGAGGAGCGCTTCTCGGTCCACCAGGTCATCGGGCGCTCCAAGGCCATGGGCCAGGTGCTTGAGCTGGTGGAGAGGGCCGCGCCGTCGCGCTCCACGGTGCTCATCATGGGCGAATCCGGCACGGGCAAGGAGATGGTGGCCAAGGCCATCCATTTCGCCTCCCCCCGCAAGGACGGCCCCTTCATCTCGGTGAACTGCATGGCGCTCAGCACCGGGGTGCTGGAGAGCGAACTTTTCGGGCACGAGAAGGGCTCCTTCACGGGGGCCGTGGCCCGCAAGCGCGGCCGCTTCGAGATGGCCCACGGCGGCACCCTGCTGCTCGACGAGGTGGGCGAGCTGACCCCCGAACTGCAGGTCAAGCTGCTGCGCGTGCTGCAGGAGCGCACCTTCGAGCGCGTGGGCGGAACCGAGTCAGTCGAGGTGGACATCCGCGTGGTGGCCGCAACCAACAAGAACCTCCAGGAGGCCGTGGCCGCGGGCACCTTCCGGGAGGACCTGTTCTACCGCCTGAACGTGGTGCGCATCGACATGCCCGCCCTGCGCGAGCGCCGGGAGGACATCCCGCTGCTGTCCAGCCATTTCCTGCGCAAGTACGCCTCGGAGAACGGCAAGCCCTTGCAGGGCTTCAGCACCGAGGCCATGGACGCGCTCACGGGCTACGAGTGGCCCGGCAACGTGCGCCAGCTGCAGAACGTGGTGGAGCGCTGCGTGGTGCTGGCCTCGGGCGAGCTCATCGGCGTGGACGACCTGCCCGCCGAGCTGCGCGACGAGGAGACGCAGTACAAATCCGCCGTCGACCTGCTGCCCGTGCAGCTCAACCTCTCCGACACCCTGGAGCGCATCGAGGCGGCCCTGGTGCGCCGCGCCCTGGCCCGCGCGGACTTCGTGCAGGTCAAGGCGGCGGAGATGCTGGGCATCTCCAAGAGTCTGCTGCAATACAAGCTCAAGAAGTACAACATCGCCGGGCATTGA
- a CDS encoding sensor histidine kinase produces the protein MQQPSRAPGGSSFGLMKFVSWGTLVLTLLSSLFLSIFLANYARQVLLSKQHEFARLWAETLNHNISRRFSVPVFLRYGEVNLADPAQYKLLDDVVRSVLEDFPVQDIRIYDLNGVVGYALDRSLVGREGLGGEALGQAMTEGKLTFEFIYQTGPLGAMFSAEIAPRSVVMRTLAPLRFKVTFPGGRITPNAHGQSPPGEELGPGPAGEAKPGAGRESATIQSAGPAPGQNQGLGAEFALEGSPAPESAPAPAPAPEPDTGQPPAPAQTQKGEDAQPGAGQSGAGQAENPEEQAGDLVINEVIGGLEFTQDITADYQKLVTFQRIIILAALISAFLLFFVLRMLIHRADRLNAQRLLERETFEREIMQNEKLVSMGRMVAGIAHEIRNPLGIIRSSSELLVTRVGDKDQLTTRILQAINEEAVRLSKTVGDFLDYARPRALKLSPVDLGQLLDQALTFLEQKFREQGVEMVKEYGQGVVVQADKDLLYRALYNILVNALEAMATQKPAETGEGAGGVRGQIVVRLKEEGGKALLTFLDTGPGIPADIRDKLLDPFFTTKESGTGLGLAITANILRSHGATIALGDNPEGGARVDIVFAKP, from the coding sequence GTGCAGCAGCCTTCGCGGGCCCCAGGGGGATCGTCCTTCGGACTGATGAAGTTCGTCTCCTGGGGCACGCTGGTGCTGACGCTGCTCTCCAGCCTGTTCCTCTCCATCTTCCTGGCCAACTACGCCCGGCAGGTGCTGCTCTCCAAGCAGCACGAGTTCGCCCGGCTCTGGGCCGAGACGCTCAACCACAACATCTCCCGGCGCTTCTCGGTGCCGGTGTTCCTGCGCTACGGCGAGGTCAACCTGGCCGACCCGGCGCAGTACAAGCTCCTGGACGACGTGGTGCGCTCCGTGCTGGAGGACTTCCCCGTCCAGGACATCCGCATCTACGACCTCAACGGCGTGGTGGGCTACGCCCTGGACCGCTCCCTGGTGGGGCGCGAGGGCCTGGGCGGCGAAGCCCTGGGCCAGGCCATGACCGAGGGCAAGCTCACCTTCGAGTTCATCTACCAGACCGGGCCGCTTGGGGCCATGTTCTCCGCCGAGATCGCCCCGCGCTCCGTGGTCATGCGCACGCTGGCCCCGCTGCGCTTCAAGGTGACCTTCCCGGGCGGGCGCATCACGCCCAACGCCCACGGCCAGAGCCCTCCAGGGGAGGAGCTGGGCCCCGGTCCGGCCGGGGAGGCCAAGCCGGGGGCGGGGCGGGAGTCAGCCACCATCCAGAGCGCGGGTCCGGCCCCGGGGCAGAATCAGGGCTTGGGCGCTGAATTCGCGCTGGAAGGCAGCCCCGCGCCGGAGTCGGCGCCGGCACCGGCACCCGCGCCGGAGCCCGACACCGGGCAGCCGCCCGCGCCCGCGCAGACCCAGAAGGGCGAGGACGCCCAGCCGGGGGCTGGGCAGAGCGGCGCGGGGCAGGCCGAGAACCCGGAGGAGCAGGCCGGGGACCTGGTGATCAACGAGGTCATCGGCGGGCTGGAGTTCACCCAGGACATCACCGCCGACTACCAGAAGCTGGTCACATTCCAGCGCATCATCATCCTGGCGGCCCTGATCTCGGCGTTCCTGCTGTTCTTCGTGCTGCGCATGCTCATCCACCGCGCCGACCGCCTCAACGCCCAGCGCCTGCTGGAGCGCGAGACCTTCGAGCGCGAGATCATGCAGAACGAGAAGCTGGTGAGCATGGGCCGCATGGTGGCGGGCATCGCCCACGAGATCAGGAACCCCCTGGGCATCATCCGCTCCAGCTCCGAGCTGCTGGTGACCCGCGTGGGCGACAAGGACCAGCTCACCACGCGCATCCTCCAGGCCATCAACGAGGAGGCCGTGCGCCTCTCCAAGACGGTGGGCGACTTCCTGGACTACGCCCGCCCCAGGGCGCTCAAGCTGTCCCCCGTGGATCTTGGGCAGCTGCTGGACCAGGCCCTGACCTTCCTGGAGCAGAAGTTCCGGGAGCAGGGCGTTGAGATGGTCAAGGAGTACGGGCAGGGCGTGGTGGTCCAGGCCGACAAGGACCTGCTCTACCGGGCGCTGTACAACATCCTGGTCAACGCCCTGGAGGCCATGGCCACCCAGAAGCCCGCGGAAACCGGGGAGGGGGCCGGGGGCGTGCGCGGGCAGATCGTGGTGCGCCTGAAGGAGGAGGGGGGCAAAGCCCTGCTGACCTTCCTGGACACCGGCCCGGGCATTCCGGCGGACATTCGCGACAAGCTGCTGGATCCCTTCTTCACCACCAAGGAGTCGGGCACGGGCCTGGGCCTGGCCATCACGGCCAACATCCTGCGGAGCCACGGGGCCACCATCGCCCTGGGCGACAACCCCGAAGGCGGGGCCAGGGTGGACATCGTCTTCGCCAAGCCGTAG
- a CDS encoding glucose-6-phosphate isomerase: protein MSKNFLDWSGAYPKGVSPSAGQARLGAFVEKLSMDLSGPEGGRLPFINLPHWPALKRELAALAPKLKRFKHMLVLGIGGSALGARALQKAFAPGQDQPGHDGPWLWIADNVDVPTLTAYFTKLPPGETVVVAISKSGGTIETTSQYFLACQWLQGALGEKWKEHLVMVTGAEGFFRKEADAHGFTTLPVPTYMGGRYSVLSAVGLVPALFLGIDCEALVEGALAVTNPLFETILSTRILAAHPAWQLATWNWSLIDSGFNQLIFFSYVPQLSTFGAWFGQLWAESLGKDGKGSMPLPAVGVTDQHSLQQMFLDGPRDKGCLFLTCQDMPEGQAFPADIPAEFGYLRGKMMGELLAAEALGSRMAMTQAGVPLVEVGLGACTEREAGRLIALMELTTLFTGWLLSIDPLDQPAVELGKRLAKAKLGAEGLAKEKQDLAAFLASDRQTTEF, encoded by the coding sequence ATGTCCAAGAACTTCCTCGACTGGTCCGGCGCATACCCCAAGGGCGTGTCCCCCAGCGCGGGCCAGGCCCGCCTCGGCGCCTTCGTGGAGAAGCTCTCCATGGACCTTTCCGGTCCCGAAGGGGGCAGGCTGCCCTTCATCAACCTGCCGCACTGGCCCGCGCTCAAGCGCGAGCTGGCTGCCCTGGCCCCCAAGCTGAAGCGCTTCAAGCACATGCTGGTGCTGGGCATCGGCGGTTCGGCCCTGGGCGCGCGCGCCCTGCAGAAGGCCTTCGCCCCCGGGCAGGACCAGCCCGGCCACGACGGCCCCTGGCTCTGGATCGCCGACAACGTGGACGTGCCCACCCTGACGGCCTACTTCACCAAGCTGCCCCCCGGGGAGACCGTGGTGGTGGCCATCAGCAAGTCCGGCGGCACCATCGAGACCACCAGCCAGTACTTCCTGGCCTGCCAGTGGCTGCAGGGCGCCCTGGGCGAGAAGTGGAAGGAGCACCTGGTGATGGTCACCGGCGCGGAGGGCTTCTTCCGCAAGGAGGCCGACGCCCACGGCTTCACCACCCTGCCGGTGCCCACGTACATGGGCGGGCGCTACTCCGTGCTGTCGGCGGTGGGGCTGGTGCCCGCGCTGTTCTTGGGCATCGACTGCGAGGCCCTGGTGGAAGGCGCGCTGGCCGTGACCAACCCCCTGTTCGAGACCATCCTCTCCACCAGGATCCTGGCGGCGCACCCGGCCTGGCAGCTGGCCACCTGGAACTGGTCGCTCATCGATTCCGGGTTCAACCAGCTGATCTTCTTCAGCTACGTGCCTCAGCTCTCCACCTTCGGGGCCTGGTTCGGCCAGCTCTGGGCCGAGAGCCTGGGCAAGGACGGCAAAGGCTCCATGCCCCTGCCCGCCGTCGGCGTCACGGACCAGCACTCCCTGCAGCAGATGTTCCTGGACGGCCCCCGCGACAAGGGCTGCCTGTTCCTCACCTGCCAGGACATGCCTGAGGGCCAGGCCTTCCCGGCGGACATCCCCGCCGAGTTCGGGTACCTGCGCGGCAAGATGATGGGCGAGCTGCTGGCCGCCGAGGCCCTGGGCTCGCGCATGGCCATGACCCAGGCGGGCGTGCCCCTGGTGGAGGTTGGCCTTGGCGCCTGCACCGAGCGCGAGGCCGGGCGGCTCATCGCGCTCATGGAGCTGACCACCCTGTTCACGGGCTGGCTGCTCTCCATCGACCCGCTTGACCAGCCCGCCGTGGAGCTGGGCAAGCGCCTGGCCAAGGCCAAGCTGGGTGCCGAGGGCCTGGCCAAGGAGAAGCAGGACCTCGCCGCATTCCTGGCCTCCGACCGCCAGACCACGGAGTTCTAG
- a CDS encoding glycosyltransferase translates to MAEQSLVVAAPFFNEQDILPLFMEQVGRLAAGQPVAGLLLVDDGSSDGSVEAVRAAAARMDLPVRLVRLSRNFGHQNACLAALRAASQWAAELGVEWVGLIDSDLQDNPLHFRDLMAQTGHNDVVYAVRKKRDDGLIRKVLAPVFYRFLARSAAFPIPVNAGTFSVMRRELAAMICDISDVDPYVAGLRAFVGFRQAGVLLERADRHKGTSRVGLLGLMLLSLRATILYTNAIHNTILYSGLVVFLISLASSLLLFMFNLSSSFSMSSEWRTWLLISCTFGVQMIFLGALGHMVNRVKANTSKQPPFVIMEDETVSRPGRKEGA, encoded by the coding sequence ATGGCTGAGCAGTCCCTGGTGGTGGCGGCCCCGTTCTTCAACGAGCAGGACATCCTGCCCCTGTTCATGGAGCAGGTGGGCAGACTGGCGGCCGGGCAGCCCGTGGCCGGGCTGCTCCTGGTGGACGACGGCTCCTCCGACGGCTCGGTGGAGGCCGTGCGCGCCGCCGCGGCCCGCATGGACCTGCCCGTGCGCCTGGTGCGCCTCTCGCGCAATTTCGGGCACCAGAACGCCTGTCTGGCGGCGCTGCGCGCGGCCTCGCAGTGGGCGGCGGAGCTTGGCGTGGAGTGGGTGGGGCTCATCGACTCCGACCTGCAGGACAACCCCCTGCACTTCCGCGACCTCATGGCCCAAACCGGGCATAACGACGTGGTCTACGCCGTGCGCAAGAAGCGCGACGACGGCCTGATCCGCAAGGTGCTCGCGCCCGTGTTCTACCGGTTTCTGGCGCGCAGCGCCGCGTTCCCCATCCCGGTGAACGCGGGCACCTTCTCGGTGATGCGCCGCGAGCTGGCGGCCATGATCTGCGACATCAGCGACGTGGACCCCTACGTGGCGGGCCTGCGCGCCTTCGTGGGCTTCAGGCAGGCCGGGGTGCTCCTGGAGCGGGCTGACCGGCACAAGGGCACGTCGCGCGTGGGGCTCTTGGGCCTGATGCTGCTCTCGCTGAGGGCCACGATCCTCTACACCAACGCCATCCACAACACGATCCTCTATTCGGGGCTGGTGGTGTTCCTCATTTCGCTGGCGTCGAGCCTGCTGCTGTTCATGTTCAATCTTTCCTCGTCCTTCTCCATGAGCTCGGAATGGCGCACCTGGCTGCTCATCAGCTGCACCTTCGGCGTGCAGATGATCTTCCTGGGGGCGCTCGGGCACATGGTCAACCGGGTCAAGGCCAACACCAGCAAGCAGCCTCCCTTCGTGATCATGGAGGACGAGACCGTCTCCAGGCCCGGCCGGAAGGAGGGGGCGTGA